The following proteins are encoded in a genomic region of Lactiplantibacillus plantarum:
- a CDS encoding sugar transferase, whose translation MHEVEINESIVADEQHCEFISKIGVPVTGWKMDLKRCFDLAVGLLGTLLSVPIVIVFAILIKLTSDGPVFYKQARVGWMGTTFDVIKLRSMYQDAEAQTGAIWAQKNDPRVTPVGRWMRKTRIDELPQFWNVLKGDMSLVGPRPERPELTEQFSERYPDFPKRLRIIPGITGYAQINGGYDITPGAKCQYDNYYIEHFSIWFDIKMLMGTVRVIISGDGAR comes from the coding sequence ATGCACGAAGTTGAGATTAATGAATCAATCGTGGCTGACGAACAACACTGTGAATTTATTAGCAAAATTGGTGTTCCGGTCACCGGCTGGAAGATGGATCTAAAGCGGTGTTTCGATCTAGCAGTCGGCTTATTGGGCACACTGCTCAGCGTTCCCATCGTAATTGTGTTTGCCATACTTATCAAGTTGACTTCTGACGGTCCCGTTTTCTACAAGCAGGCGCGAGTCGGTTGGATGGGGACGACTTTTGACGTGATTAAGCTGCGATCAATGTATCAGGACGCTGAGGCGCAGACGGGTGCGATCTGGGCACAAAAAAATGATCCTCGGGTGACGCCGGTTGGACGCTGGATGCGCAAAACTCGGATCGATGAGTTACCACAATTTTGGAATGTTTTGAAGGGCGATATGAGTTTGGTCGGACCTCGCCCGGAACGGCCAGAACTAACCGAACAATTCAGTGAACGCTATCCTGATTTTCCGAAACGGCTACGAATCATTCCTGGCATTACCGGCTATGCGCAGATCAATGGTGGCTATGATATTACACCGGGTGCCAAGTGTCAGTACGATAACTATTACATTGAGCACTTTTCGATTTGGTTTGATATCAAGATGCTGATGGGAACGGTTAGGGTGATTATTTCCGGGGATGGTGCGCGGTAG
- a CDS encoding NAD-dependent epimerase/dehydratase family protein, giving the protein MKALVTGGAGFIGSHLVDHLVESGFEVVVVDDLSMGAISNIKHWEQITIYVADVCDDKFMQQLLADERPDYIYFLAAIASVADSIERPAETHAVNHTAVFNLLEHIRQIRLPIKQFLFTSSAAVYGNLPELPKREDSRVAPVSPYAIDKYATERFVLAYGELYDLPTVCVRFFNVYGPRQNPSSPYSGVLSILTDCLKTQRPFTLFGDGTQTRDFVYVSDVIKALWLITEHQVQHEVINIANGLETSLNGIIQMYQEIAGQQLEIKRAEQRGGEVDHSVASIGKLARLNYESEWPLRRGLTKYWEGECEHARS; this is encoded by the coding sequence ATGAAGGCATTGGTAACGGGAGGTGCGGGGTTCATTGGCTCGCACTTGGTTGATCATTTAGTTGAATCTGGCTTTGAGGTGGTGGTGGTAGACGATCTGTCAATGGGGGCCATCAGCAATATCAAGCATTGGGAACAGATTACGATATACGTCGCGGATGTCTGTGACGATAAATTCATGCAACAATTGTTAGCAGACGAACGGCCAGACTATATTTATTTTCTGGCAGCGATTGCGAGTGTGGCGGATTCGATTGAGCGGCCGGCAGAAACGCATGCTGTCAATCATACCGCGGTATTTAACTTGCTCGAACATATTCGCCAAATTCGCTTGCCTATTAAGCAATTTCTATTCACTTCTTCGGCGGCGGTTTATGGCAATCTACCTGAATTACCAAAACGCGAGGATTCGCGCGTCGCACCCGTGTCACCGTATGCTATTGATAAGTATGCGACTGAACGTTTTGTATTGGCATACGGTGAGTTGTACGATTTGCCGACCGTTTGTGTGCGGTTCTTCAACGTTTATGGACCGCGTCAGAATCCAAGCTCACCGTATTCGGGGGTTTTGTCGATTTTGACGGATTGTTTGAAAACACAGCGACCATTTACATTATTCGGTGATGGAACGCAGACCCGTGATTTTGTATATGTAAGTGATGTTATCAAGGCATTATGGTTGATTACAGAACATCAAGTGCAACATGAAGTGATCAATATTGCCAATGGCTTAGAAACTAGTTTAAATGGCATTATTCAGATGTATCAAGAGATTGCTGGTCAACAACTTGAAATCAAACGGGCCGAGCAGCGGGGTGGTGAAGTTGATCATTCAGTTGCAAGTATTGGCAAGTTGGCACGCTTAAATTATGAATCAGAGTGGCCGTTGAGAAGAGGATTAACTAAGTACTGGGAAGGGGAATGTGAGCATGCACGAAGTTGA
- a CDS encoding tyrosine-protein phosphatase yields the protein MGLRPTEYIDLHCHLLPGLDDGPQQLAQAVEMARQAVADGIHYVLATPHHLDRRYQNTGLVVERAVAELQAELKRQQIPLTVFAGQEVHLRDDLATALPHLLGIDVGRRYLLLELPHEQVPNYVAQVIFELLQQGTTPVIAHPERNAQIMSQPERLYDLVQQGCLAQLTAGSLVGQFGRAVKSTALELVECGLVQVIASDAHLMARRGFMMRAGYQALARLDSTNPASFAVNARLLLNGDPVVLGEVLRPNQRRKFWLF from the coding sequence ATGGGACTGAGACCAACTGAGTATATTGACCTGCACTGTCACTTATTACCGGGATTGGATGACGGCCCCCAGCAGCTTGCTCAGGCAGTCGAAATGGCGCGACAAGCGGTGGCTGATGGCATTCATTACGTCTTGGCAACGCCACATCATCTAGATCGGCGTTATCAGAATACTGGCCTGGTAGTTGAGCGGGCCGTTGCCGAGCTCCAGGCCGAACTTAAGCGGCAACAAATTCCACTGACCGTTTTTGCCGGTCAGGAGGTCCATTTGCGAGATGATTTGGCGACAGCTCTGCCGCACTTGCTAGGAATTGATGTTGGTCGGCGCTATTTGTTACTAGAATTGCCACACGAGCAGGTACCTAATTACGTGGCGCAAGTAATTTTTGAGCTCTTACAGCAAGGGACGACTCCGGTGATTGCCCATCCAGAGCGAAATGCTCAGATTATGTCACAACCAGAGCGGCTCTATGATTTAGTGCAGCAGGGCTGTTTGGCACAGCTAACAGCGGGGAGTCTCGTTGGGCAATTTGGGCGAGCGGTTAAAAGTACAGCGCTGGAATTAGTTGAATGCGGGCTGGTCCAAGTGATTGCTTCAGATGCGCATTTGATGGCACGACGAGGATTTATGATGCGGGCAGGTTATCAGGCATTAGCACGGTTAGATAGTACCAATCCTGCATCTTTTGCAGTGAATGCAAGACTGCTACTGAACGGGGATCCAGTAGTGTTAGGGGAAGTCTTGCGACCAAATCAACGACGAAAATTTTGGCTTTTTTGA
- a CDS encoding CpsD/CapB family tyrosine-protein kinase, with product MKLRRRVANMHTGIQLTTLTAPMSVVTEQVKTIRTNLNYAMVGKPLKTLMITSAIQGEGKSTVGSNLAVEYAKKGLQVLLVDADLRRPTIHQTFAISNQRGVSSWLSGQLTDVNEAIYPVLDHLFVMPSGPKPPNPAELLASDRMTEFLTVATRKLDLVIVDAPPILPVTDARILAGQVDGTVLVVRQNFVEKVAVRQAVSALKNARAQLLGTILNDVDIKTHGYGYGYYGTETN from the coding sequence ATGAAATTGAGGCGAAGAGTAGCGAATATGCATACCGGCATACAGTTAACAACTTTGACGGCACCGATGTCAGTCGTAACTGAGCAAGTCAAAACGATCCGAACAAATCTTAACTATGCGATGGTCGGTAAACCGTTGAAAACACTAATGATCACGTCAGCGATTCAGGGCGAGGGAAAATCAACGGTCGGCAGCAACTTAGCCGTGGAATACGCCAAGAAAGGCCTGCAAGTCTTACTTGTCGATGCTGATTTGCGGCGGCCGACGATTCATCAGACGTTTGCGATCAGTAATCAACGGGGAGTGAGTTCATGGTTAAGCGGGCAACTGACGGACGTGAACGAGGCCATTTATCCCGTACTTGATCATTTGTTTGTCATGCCGAGTGGGCCTAAACCACCCAATCCAGCTGAGTTATTAGCCAGCGATAGAATGACCGAGTTTTTAACGGTCGCAACACGTAAGTTAGATTTAGTGATTGTTGATGCGCCGCCGATACTGCCCGTGACCGACGCTCGGATCTTAGCTGGTCAAGTGGATGGCACTGTCCTAGTCGTTCGCCAAAACTTTGTCGAAAAAGTTGCGGTGCGCCAGGCAGTGAGTGCCTTGAAGAATGCTCGCGCACAATTACTCGGGACTATTTTAAATGACGTGGACATTAAAACTCACGGTTATGGGTACGGCTATTATGGGACTGAGACCAACTGA
- a CDS encoding YveK family protein — protein MEQVITFDFIVKLIRQYWKVLLSLMILGGTIATVVTLWVIQPEYQANVQILVNRKHSSAGADLTGQQADVQMITTYKELITKPVVLKPARQTLMAETDIRRSLESLKQTVSVTSTANSQVFSIVVRDKNAKASAMIANQIAATFKDQVQHIIRVNNVTIVAPAETPDQPVAPKKIINILIGFVGGLILGLVYASVRILSNRRVQTLEYLADELMLTSLGIINHQQPVTATHDQPAIKPQPVTSVVKAAVKRV, from the coding sequence ATGGAGCAAGTAATAACCTTTGATTTTATTGTTAAACTCATTCGTCAGTATTGGAAGGTATTATTGAGTTTAATGATTTTGGGCGGGACGATTGCAACAGTGGTGACTTTGTGGGTCATTCAGCCCGAGTATCAAGCCAATGTTCAAATATTAGTGAACCGCAAACACAGTAGTGCGGGCGCGGATTTGACGGGCCAGCAAGCCGATGTGCAGATGATTACGACTTATAAGGAATTAATTACAAAACCAGTCGTGTTGAAGCCGGCACGGCAGACTTTAATGGCAGAAACTGACATTCGACGCTCACTTGAGTCGCTTAAGCAAACGGTCAGCGTGACCAGTACGGCCAATTCGCAGGTGTTTTCAATCGTTGTTCGTGATAAAAATGCGAAAGCTAGTGCAATGATTGCGAACCAAATTGCTGCAACGTTTAAAGATCAGGTCCAGCATATTATTAGGGTCAATAATGTAACGATCGTTGCACCCGCAGAGACGCCGGATCAGCCGGTAGCGCCTAAAAAAATCATCAATATCCTAATTGGTTTCGTGGGGGGGCTGATTTTGGGATTGGTGTATGCAAGTGTCCGAATCTTGTCCAATCGGCGAGTGCAGACACTCGAATACCTAGCAGATGAATTAATGCTGACAAGTCTAGGAATCATTAATCATCAACAGCCGGTCACAGCGACTCACGACCAACCGGCAATTAAACCACAGCCGGTGACGTCAGTTGTTAAAGCGGCAGTCAAACGAGTTTAA